Proteins from a genomic interval of Pelotomaculum isophthalicicum JI:
- a CDS encoding radical SAM protein, with the protein MQGKAANLDFAKNFVKEQILRQALGYLEKDSEVNLPKIFNLAKLLAIKKEHKEQVEQLALAYRQNPAIRTFVNRLFVATHPNVKHCLVYNWFINAMLFGISKQAQMSQKHGVNVPNFFLVDPTGACNLACEGCWAGKYAKKDSLSYERLDQLFTEAKELGIYWAVMSGGEPFAYPRLFELAGKHSDMAFMAYTNGTLIDEEAADKIVEVGNLSPAISLEGWRERTDARRGAGAFDKVIKAMDLLKEKGAILGVSITVTRDNVMEVTSDDFIDFLVDKGVAYGWLFHYIPIGRDPDPGLMVTAEQRAYLAGRIPYIRANKPILLADFWNDGEMTGGCIAGGRRYFHINAAGDVEPCAFVHFAVDNINEKTLLEVLRSSLFASFQKRQPFCKNHLRPCPIIDNPDALRAIVAESGALPTHPGAETILDGPVAESLDQKAARWGVVADGIQEERRGGRQAQYACRKCE; encoded by the coding sequence ATGCAGGGGAAAGCAGCGAATCTCGACTTCGCCAAAAACTTTGTAAAGGAACAGATTCTCCGTCAGGCTCTGGGCTACCTCGAAAAAGACTCCGAAGTAAACTTGCCCAAAATTTTTAACCTGGCAAAGTTGCTCGCCATCAAGAAAGAACACAAGGAACAGGTGGAGCAGTTAGCCCTGGCCTACCGGCAAAACCCGGCCATCCGGACTTTTGTCAACCGGCTGTTCGTCGCGACACACCCCAACGTCAAGCATTGCCTGGTCTATAACTGGTTTATCAACGCCATGCTCTTCGGCATTTCAAAACAGGCGCAGATGTCGCAAAAACACGGGGTAAATGTCCCAAACTTCTTCCTGGTGGACCCGACCGGCGCCTGCAACCTGGCCTGCGAGGGCTGCTGGGCCGGCAAGTACGCGAAAAAAGATTCGCTGAGCTATGAAAGATTGGACCAACTCTTTACCGAGGCCAAGGAACTGGGCATTTACTGGGCGGTCATGTCCGGCGGTGAACCGTTCGCTTACCCGCGGCTGTTCGAGTTGGCCGGTAAACACAGCGACATGGCTTTCATGGCTTATACCAACGGCACGCTAATCGACGAGGAAGCGGCCGACAAAATTGTGGAGGTGGGGAACCTGTCGCCGGCCATCAGCCTGGAGGGATGGCGGGAACGAACCGACGCCCGCCGCGGCGCCGGAGCCTTTGACAAAGTAATAAAGGCCATGGACTTGTTGAAGGAAAAGGGAGCCATATTGGGAGTGTCGATTACCGTCACCCGGGATAATGTAATGGAAGTCACCAGCGACGACTTTATCGACTTCCTGGTTGATAAAGGAGTCGCGTACGGGTGGTTGTTCCATTATATCCCCATCGGCCGTGATCCGGATCCGGGGCTGATGGTGACGGCGGAGCAGCGGGCCTACCTGGCCGGGCGCATCCCGTACATCCGCGCCAATAAGCCGATCTTGCTGGCCGACTTCTGGAACGACGGTGAAATGACCGGCGGCTGCATTGCCGGCGGGCGGCGGTATTTCCACATCAACGCCGCCGGAGATGTGGAACCCTGTGCCTTCGTCCACTTCGCCGTCGATAACATTAATGAGAAGACCCTGCTGGAAGTACTGCGTTCGTCCCTATTCGCGTCCTTCCAAAAGCGCCAGCCCTTCTGCAAAAATCACCTGCGGCCCTGCCCGATCATCGACAATCCGGATGCGCTGCGGGCAATCGTGGCCGAGTCGGGGGCCCTTCCCACTCACCCGGGAGCTGAAACTATCCTGGACGGCCCTGTAGCCGAATCCCTGGATCAAAAGGCGGCGCGCTGGGGCGTTGTTGCTGACGGTATTCAGGAAGAGCGCAGGGGCGGGCGCCAGGCGCAATACGCGTGCCGGAAATGCGAATAA
- a CDS encoding LexA family protein — translation MTLTRRRKEFLHKIKKIYENTGTPVHYITVAEALGVSKWTAYDILKELEKEGYLRSEYSVSREERYSGRSVLLFLPTPKAGELFLKEKEEIDHMEEWHAAREKLLEIFENVKKHGSKKIIDDLLKEMPATEAPIIISAYIIAVLIVYIQNLGTKAVKMMKNLLQPALRPELILSLFAGTALGATVKNMHDVINGQLADEVGRLQKYISEFSSKENKLLVKFLSDALERAI, via the coding sequence ATGACTTTGACCCGGCGAAGAAAAGAGTTTTTACACAAGATTAAAAAAATATACGAAAATACCGGTACACCCGTGCATTATATCACCGTAGCCGAGGCGCTGGGGGTCAGCAAGTGGACGGCATACGACATCTTAAAGGAACTAGAGAAAGAAGGTTATTTGCGCAGCGAATATTCCGTAAGCCGTGAAGAAAGATACTCGGGGCGTTCGGTTCTTCTATTTCTTCCGACCCCAAAAGCCGGGGAATTATTCCTGAAAGAAAAAGAAGAAATCGACCATATGGAAGAATGGCACGCTGCCCGGGAAAAACTTCTCGAAATATTTGAAAATGTTAAAAAGCACGGCTCGAAAAAAATTATTGATGACCTCCTGAAAGAGATGCCGGCCACCGAGGCGCCGATAATAATCAGCGCATATATAATAGCCGTATTAATTGTTTACATTCAAAATTTAGGTACAAAAGCCGTAAAAATGATGAAAAATCTGCTGCAGCCGGCCCTCAGGCCAGAACTGATCCTGAGCTTGTTCGCGGGCACGGCGCTGGGAGCAACGGTCAAAAATATGCATGACGTCATAAATGGCCAGTTGGCTGACGAAGTGGGCCGGCTCCAAAAATATATTTCGGAATTTAGCTCCAAAGAGAATAAATTACTGGTAAAATTTTTGAGTGATGCTTTAGAACGGGCAATATAA